GTCGAGCGCGCGAACCGGGCGTTCGAGCGCGGGGAGAACGTGGCGAGCGACCGCGCCGTCGAGATTCTGCTGTACGCGGCGGGCCGCCGGCAGATTCGGCGCGCGCTGGAGATGGGCGTCGGCGAGGGCGAACACGAAGTCGTCGTGGTCGTCGACGGCGAGGACGAGTCGGGCGCGGCCGAGGCGGTCCGCGGCCTGCTCGAAGCCGAGCGCCCGACGCTCGGCGGCGACGAGGCGACGCTCCGGGCGTTCTTCGGCGTGAGCGACGCCGAGTACGCGGTCGTGGACGACCTCCCGGGAGTCGTCCGAGAGCGCGTGGCGCTGCTGGACGTGGAGAAGTAGCCCGAGGACAGTTAGCACACCCCGTTCCAGTCGAAACGAAGGGGTTGTGGGTCGGCGCAGTCGGGTGGTTCTCCGCGCAGCAAGGTGGTAGACGGGCGGCGTCTTCGCCGTCACGTCAGCGATTTTTCCAGTCGAAACGGTGCCCGCGAGTGGCGGACGTTCGTCAGACAGACAGCAGACGACCGGGCGGGCGAACCGCTTTGTCGTTGGAAATCCAACCACTCTAGGCGTGTCCGACCCACTCGTCGTCTCGCTCGCCGACCCGCGCGCCGCCGAACCGGCGCTGACCGGCGGGAAGGCCGCGACGCTGGCGCGCCTCCGCACCGCCGACTTCCCCGTCCCCGACGGGTTCGTCGTCACCACCGCGGCGTACCGCGCGCACGCCGACGCCGCCGGCGCGAGCGACCGCCTCGCCGCCCTCGAACGCGGCGAGGAGAGAGCCGCGAGCGCGCTCCGCGACCGCCTGGCGGGGACGCCGCTCCCCGAGCGCGTGCTGGGTTCCATTCGCGACCGACTGGACGACGGCGCGTACGCCGTGCGCTCGTCGGCGACCGCCGAGGACCTCGCGGAAGCGTCGTTCGCCGGCCAGCACGACACCGAACTCGGCGTCGACGCCGCCGACGTGCCCGACGCCGTGGCGCGCTGTCTCGGGAGCCTGTTCACCGACCGCGCCGTCGCGTACCGCGAACGCAACGGCGTCCCGCACCGGGGCGTGGCGATGGCGGTCGTCGTCCAGCGCATGGTCGAACCCGACACCTCGGGCATCCTGTTCACCGCCGACCCCGTCACCGGCCGCCGGGACGTGGCGGTCGTGGACGCCGGCCCGGGCCGCGGCGAGCGACAGGTCTCCGGCCGCGAGACCGCCGACACCGCGCGAATCGACCGCGAAACGGGCGAGGTACTCGACTACCGCGTCGGCAGCGGGCGGGCGGCCCGCGTCCTCGACGACGACACGCTCCGGACGCTCGCCGACCTCGGCGACCGCATCGAGGCCGAACTCGGCGGCCCGCAGGACGTGGAGTGGGCAATTCGGGACGGCGACGTGTCGGTGCTCCAGTCCCGGCCCGTGACGTCGCTGTTCCCCGTGCCTGACCCGCGACCCGCGGACGACGCCCTGCACGTCTACTACAGTTTCGGCCACCGGCAGGGGATGACCGCCGCGATGCCGCCGCTGTCGCTGGGGTTCTGGCGGGACCTCACGAACGAACTCGGGCGACAGTACGGGCTGCCGGGGCGCCTCGGCGCTGTCGCGGGCGGCCGCCTCTACCTCGACCTCACGCCGTACGTCGCGCGGCCGTGGCTGGCCGACCGAATCGTCTCGAACCTCCGAATCATCGACGAGCCGACGGCGGCGGCGCTCGCCGACCTGCTCGCCGAGCGCGGCGGCGACCTCCCCGACCCCGCGACGGGGCCGCGGGCGTGGCTCCGCGCGGCCGGGTCCGCGGGCCGGTTCGCGCGGACGCTCGTTGCTTTCGTCGCGGGGTTCCCCGGCGCGCTCGCCGCCCGGAACCCCGAGGACGCGCCCGACGACCTGCTCGCGCGCTACGAGGAGGAGGTGGCCGAGAGCGTGGCGGCGGTGCGCTCTCACGACTCGGCGCGCCAGCGCGTCCGCGCCGCCCGCGACGCCGTCTTCGAGTCGGTCGATTGGCTGCTCGAACCGTTCTACGGGCGGTTCCTCGCTGGCGTCGCGGCGGGGTGGGCGCTCCGCCGCCTCGTCCCCGAGCGCGCCGACGACGTGGCCGAACTCGCGGGCGGGTTCGAGGGCGACGTGACCGCGCGGATGGGACTGGCACTCGGCGACGTGGCGGACGCGGCGCGCGACCACCCGGCGGTCGCGGACGCGCTCCGAGACGGCGCGACCCTCGACGACCTCTCGGGCGTGCCGGGCGGCGACGCGTTCCGCGCGGCGTTCGCGGACTTCCTCGACGAGTACGGCTTCCGCGGCCCCGGCGAAATCGACCCGAGTCGCCCCCGGTACCGGGACGACCCGAGTCTCCTGCTCGGCGTCGTCGCGGCGCGCCTCGACGCCGGCGAGCGCGGCGCGCACCGCGACCGGTTCGCCGCCCGGCAGGCGGACGCGGCGGCCGCCCGTGACCGCCTCGAAGCCGCCGCCCACCCCCTGCTTCGGCCGGTCGTCCGGCGGCTCTGCCGGCTGTACCGCCACTACGTCGGCCTGCGCGAACACCCGAAGTTCGCGCTCTCGAAACTGCTCGCGGAGTTCCGGACGCAGGTGCTCGCGGCGGGCGACGAACTCGTCTCCCGTGGCGTGCTGGCGGACCGCGAGGACGCGTGGCTGTTGACGCTCTCGGAACTCGACGCGGCGCTCGCGGACGGCGCGACGCCCGGCGACCTGCCGGCGCGCCGCCGCGACCACGAGCGGTTCGCCGCGACCGACGCGCCCCGCGTCGTGACGAGCGACGGCGAGGTGCCGACGGCGCGGGTGGAACCGACCGAGGACGCGAGCGACCTGACGGGGACGGGTGTGTCCCCGGGCGTCGTCGAGGGGGTCGTGCGCGTCGTGACGGACCCCCGGAACGCCGACCTGCGGCCGGGCGAGGTGTTGGTCGCGCCCTACACCGACCCCGGGTGGACGCCGCTGTTCCTGAACGCCGGCGCGCTCGTGACGGAAGTCGGCGGCCGGCTCACGCACGGGTCGCTGGTCGCCCGCGAGTACGGCATTCCCGCGGTCGTCGCCGTGGACGGCGCGACCCGCCGCCTGCGGACGGGCGACCGGGTGCGCGTGGACGGCGCGAACGGCGTCGTGGAGCGCATCGAGTAGTCAGCGGTCGGCGGGAACGACGAGCACGGGCGCGTCCGCCCGCCGGAGCACGCGGTCGGTGACGCTCCCGAGATACCGGGCCGCGAGACTCCGCGAGCCGGCGGACCCCATCGCCACGAGGTCGACGCCCTCGTCGGCGGCGTACTCGCAGAGCGCCTCCGACGGGTGGCCGCGACGAACGGCGCGTCGGACGCGCACGTCCTCGCGGTCGGTGACGCGCTCGCTGGCTGCGTCCACGCGTTCCGCGGCCCGCGATTCGAGGCGTTCGACGAACGAGCGGTCGACGCCGCCGGCGCCGAACACGCCACCCTCGCGTTGCACGTCCACGACGGCGACGACGTGGACGGTGGCGTCGAAGCGCGCGGCGACGGCCGCGGCGTGAGACGCGGCGGCGAGGGCGTTCTCGCTCCCGTCGGTCGGCAAGAGCACGTCGTCGTAGGTCGTCCCGAGGTCGTCGGTGACGCCCTCGCCCGCGACGGTGAACACGGGCGCGGGCGCACTGCGGAGCACGCGCTCGGTGGTGCTACCGAGCACGCGCTCGCCGACGCCCCGGCGGCCGTGACGCCCCATCACCACGAGGTCGGCGTCGCGCTCGCGGGCGAACGCGACGATTCGCTTCCGGGGGTTCCCGGTCGCGGTGTGCGTCGCGACGGCGCGGTCGGCGGCGAGGCCTTCGACGGCCGCGAGCACGTCCGCCGGAGCGACGTCACCGGTGTCCACGTGGAGGACGTCCACAGCCGCGTCGAACGCCGCGGCGAGTTCGACGCCGTACTTCGCGGCGCGGAGCGCGCACGCGCTGCCGTCGACGGGGACGAGGATGCGGTCGAACATCGCGTTCGAGCGTACGCGAGACCGCTCAATAAGGGTGTGCGTCAGCGCCGCTTGCGGAGGTCTTCGCTCCGGAGTTCGCCGCGCGCGTGCCACGTCCGCGGCCGGCACGCGACGGCGACGGCAGCGAGGTACGCGACGGCGACGGCGGCCGTCACCGCGACGCCCGGGAGGGCACCGACCGCCGCGCTCGTCGGCCACGCGCCGGTCCCGAACGCGGTGACGCGGACCACCCACGCCGCGAGCAGCACCGAAAGCAGCGGGAGGTAGATGCGACGCAGGCGGTGTGCGAGCGCCTCCTCCGCGGTAATCTTCATCGTCGGCGTGCGGTAGTCGTCGGCGAGGTCTTCCCGCCAGTCGTCGTCCGTCGGACTGCGACCGGGGTCGAGACCGACCGCGAACACGTTCCGCTGGAGGGAGCGCACGCGACTCCGCCAGATGTCGTAGCCGCGGTAGCGCCGCGCCTCCACGACGAGGAACAGCGCGAGGACGGCGCCACCGCCGAGCAACACGTAGTGGGGGTGGCTGGCGTCCGAGAACGACCACGTGAGGACGCCCGCGAGCACGATGACCGCCCAGTTCGTGGTGCGGTCTAAGCGCTCGCGCCAGAGTTTCATGCGGTGTATCTCGCCGCGGTAGAGGTGCGCGAGCGACGAACTCGGCCCCATGTCGGTTTCGAGGAGGCCGGCGCCCACGTCCGCCGGTGCGTCGAGTGCGTCGGCGCCGTGGTCCGCGTCGTCGGCGTGGTCGGCGTCGACGCCGTCGCTGTCGCGGTCCGCGTCAGCTTCGGCGTCGTGGTCGGGTGTCTGGTCGGTCATCAGGTGTGTCGGGTCAGACGAGGAGTTGGATGTCGGCTTCGGCCATGTCCTGGATGGCCGTCGCGGCGCCGACGCCGGTGGTGACGCCGTCGAAGAAGTCGTCCTCGTCGTACCCCATGAGGTCGATGGTCATCTGACACGCCTGGAACTCGACGCCCATGTCGAGGCTGGTCTGGAGGAGTTCCTCGATGGTGGCGGTGTCGTTGTCGTCGATCTTCTTCTCCATCATCTTCGTCGTCACGCGGTCCATGCCGGGGAGCGCCGCGACGGCGTTCGGCACGGGCATGTTGGGGTTGCCGACGGAACTGAGTTTGAGGTCGTCTGCCTTGTCCTGGTGGAGGATGTCGAGCCCCCAGAACGTGTGGAAGACGGTCACCTCGTAGCCGAACGCGGCCGCCGTGCTCGCGAGGATGAGCGGCGGGTACGCCATGTCGAGCGTGCCCTTCGTGGCGATGATGCTCATCTTCTGCTGCCCGTCGTCCTCGACGTCGTCGAGGCGGGCTTCGAGGTCGGCGACGCGCTCGGCGAGTTCCTCGCGCGTGAGTTCGGTGGTGTCGGCGTCGTCGCTCATCACTCTGTCTTGCGGACGTAGTGTTTGTACACGTCGTCGCCTTCCTGTTGGTCGAGGAGTTCGACGCCGTCGGTGGAGTCGGCCCAGCCGCCGAGGTCGCTCATGCTGCCGGGGTCGGTCGCGACGACTTCCAGCACGTCGCCGGAACCGAGGCCGTCGGCGGCCTGCTTGGTCTTCACGACCGGCATCGGGCAGTTGAGTCCCTTCACGTCGAGCGTCTCGGTGATTTCGTAGTCTGACATGGTGTCGTATTGCCTTCGACGCACAATACCGCACGCTAGTTGAAAAACCCGTCGATGGTCGTGCAGTAGTTTTGCACGAGAACAAAACAGCGCCACCCCATACACGCCCGCGAAAAGTAATTTTGAGTTTTCTCGGCGCGAGCCGCCGCCAACAGTATTGCGGTACTTCTGAACTTCCATGGGAAGCCTTATCTGCGAGCGTCCGGTACGAACAGGCGAGCATGAATCCAGACGACTTCCCGTCCGTCGACGCGGACGTCGAGACTGTCACCCCAGAGACGGTCAAATCCCGCATCGACGCGAACGAAGACGTGTTCCTCCTCGACGCGCGCGCACCCGGCGACTACGAGGAGTGGCGCATCGACGGCGAGACGGTGACCTCGGTCAACGTCCCGTACTTCGAGTTCCTCGAAGACACGCCCGACCTCGGCGACGTCCCCGAGGACGAGACCGTGACCGTCGTCTGCGCGAAGGGCGGCGCCAGCGAGTTCGTCGCGGGCAAACTGAAGAACGCCGGCTACGACGTCGAACACGTCGAGCGCGGCATGCAGGGCTGGGCGGGCGTCTACGAGTACGAAGAACTCGACGTGGACGCCGACGCCACCGTCGCGCAGTACCGCCGTCCGTCGAGTGGCTGTCTCGCGTACCTCGTCGTCTCCGACGGCGAAGCAGCGGTCGTCGACCCGCTGCGCGCGTTCGCCGACGAGTACGAACAGGACGCGCGGATGCTCGGCGCCGAACTGACGTACGCGCTCGACACCCACATCCACGCCGACCACGTCTCCGGCGTCCGCGACGTCGCCGACGCCACCGACGCCACCGCCGTCCTCCCCGAAGCCGCGGACGCGCGCGGCGTCGACTACGACACGCCCTACGAGACAGTCGAGCACGGCGACGAAATCACGGTCGGTGACGCAACCATCGACGTGATTCACACGCCCGGCCACACGACCGGGATGACGACCTACCGCGTCGGCGACGTGCTGTTCACGGGCGACGGCCTGTTCACGGAGAGCGTCGCGCGCCCCGACCTCGAAGACCCCGAAGCCGCGAAGGACGCCGCGCGCACGCTGTACGACAGCCTCCACGAGCGCGTCCTCACTCACGACGACGCGGTCGTCGCGCCCGCGCACTTCGGCGACGGCGCGACTACCGCCGACGACGGCACGTACACCGCCGAACTCGGTGACGTCGTCGACTCGATGGACGCGCTCTCGATGGAGCGCGAGTCGTTCGTGGAGTTCATCGTCTCCGACATGCCGCCCCAGCCGGCCAACCACGAGGAGATCATCGCCACGAACCTCGGGCACGAGGCGCCGAGTGACGACGAGGCGTTCGAACTCGAACTCGGCCCGAACAACTGCGCCGCGAGCCAGGAGGCGCTGACCGAGTAGATGAGCGCACTCGTACCGCTGGCCGCCGTCGGCGACCTGTTCCCGCGGGGCATCGCGCAGTACGCCCTCGGGGGCCTGTTCGTCGGTCTCGGCGCGTCCATCATCTACTTCGGCACGGGCATCATCGCGGGCGCGAGCACGTTCCTCGAGTCCACGCTGTCGTACGTCTCCGACGCCGACCGGTTCAACCGCCGGAAGTATCTCGCGTCCCGCGACTGGCGGGTCGTGTTCACCGTCGGCATCGTCGCCGGCGCGGCGGTGTACGCCGTCGCCTTCGCTGGCGGCGCGTGGACGACCGACGTGCAGTGGTGGCGGCTGCTCGGCGGCGGCTTCCTCGTCGGCGTCGGCACCCGCCTCGGCAAAGGGTGTACGTCCGGCCACGGCGTCTGTGGCATCGGCTCGGCGTCGCCGACGTCCATCACGAACGTCGCGACGTTCATGGCCGTCGCCATCGGGACGGCCCAACTCGTGAGCGCACTGGGGGTGAACCCGTGATGAGCGGGAACACCGAGGAACACGGCCCGCTGTTCATGGCCGTGATACTCGCCGGTGGGCTCGTGTTCGGGTTCGGCCTCGCGCTCTCCGGCATGGCGAAACCCGAAATCGTCCTGGACTTCCTCCAGTTCGACGACCTCGGACTGGTGTTCGTGATGGGCGGCGCGGCCGTCGTCTCCGGCGTGACGTTCTTCGTCGGGACGACGTTCCTCGGCGACGCGCCGGTCACCGGCCGGCAGTACACGCGCCGCGTGAAGGAGTTCGACCGGAACGTCCTCCTCGGCGGCGCCGTGTTCGGCGTCGGCTGGGGTATCTCGGGCATCTGTCCGGGCGCGGCGTACGCGAGCGTCGGCATCGGGAACTTCCCCATCCTCTGGGCGATTGCCGGGATGTTCCTCGGCGCGTACGCACAGGGGTACTGGCGGTCGCGCTGACCGGCGGTCAGACGACTGTCGGTCCGGCGGCGGGGGACGCGTTCGTCCGCCGCCGATTAGCACTGCCGTAATCGGTTACGCGAGAACCGTATTCTAGCCGCTTCTATTCACTTTTTCCGCGCCTTTCTTGTTCCACACGAACACTTTTGAGGTAATAGACAGACGTTACCACGAGGGTTGTTCACACCCGACAACAGGTGACTGGGACAGATGGAATTCAACGGCACGTTCGAGTTAGAGGACACGACCGCGGAGGAGGTGTGGCTCGCCCTCTCGGACCCGGCGCTCGTCGCGGAAGCGCTCCCGGGCTGCGAGTTCCTCGTCCGCGTGGACGACGGCGACGTCGACTTCGACGCGCTCCGCGAGGAGTACGCGGACCGCGAGCGCGAACTGACGGCGGACGCCGACGTCATCGAGGAGCGCGCCTTCGAGGAAGGCGCCACGTACGCCGCGCTCGTCCAGATTAGCGTCGGCCCCGTGAATCCGACGTTCGAGACGGTGGTGACCATCGACGAGCGCGAGTTCCCCGAGATGTCGGCGTCCGGCGAGGGCTCCTCGGGCGACAGTTCCTTCGAGATGTCGTCGTCGATGGCGCTCTCGGAGACCGACGACGGCGTCGCCGTCGACTGGAACACCGAAGCCGACGTGTTCGGGCGCGTCGCCCAGATGGGCCAACGCGTCGTGAACCCGGTCGCGAATCGGGTGGTGAAGCGATTCTTCTCGTCGGTCCAACAGCAGCTACGCGACCTCGAGATGGCCGGCGAGGGCGACGGAGAGGAGGAGTCCGGCAAACGAAGCCTCACGGACCGACTGCTCGGTCGGTCGAAGGGAGACAAGTAATGACGACACACGACATCACGCTGACGGTGAACGGCACGGACCACGACCTCGCGGTCGAGTCCCGAACACTACTCGTACACGCGCTCCGGGACGAACTCGGCTACACGGGCACGAACGTCGGCTGCGAGAGCAGTCTCTGTGGCGCCTGCACCGTACTGGTGGACGGCGACGCGGTGAAGTCCTGCACCGAACTCGCGGTGCGGGCCGACGGCGCCGAGGTAGAGACCGTCGAGGGACTCGCCGACGGCGGCGACTTCCACCCGATACAGGAGGGGTTCCAGGAGGAACACGGCCTGCAGTGCGGTTACTGCACGCCCGGCATGATGCTGTCCGCGGTGGACCTCCTGGACGAGAACCCCGACCCGGACGACGAGGAAATCCGGGAGGCACTGGAGGGGAATCTCTGTCGCTGCACGGGCTACCAGAACATCGTGAACGCGGTGCAGAACGCCGCCGGCCAGATGAGCGGGGCGGTCGCGGACGGCGGGAAGGAGATGGACCTGACGCGGGAGTATCCGACCGGCGACGACGCCTCGGGGGGTGATTCGGCGTGAGCATCGACTCCATCGACCCGGACGACGTGGACGCCGCGGACATCCTCGGGTCCGCCATCGAGCGCCGCGAAGACCCCGCGCTGATTACGGGGAACGCGGAGTACACGGACGACATCGAGTTACCGAACACCGCCCACGCCGCGATTCTGCGGAGCCAGTACGCCCACGCCACCATCGAGGACGTGGACACGAGCGACGCCGAGACGATGGACGGCGTGGTCGGCGTCTACACGCACGACGACCTCGCGCGCGACGACACGCCCGGCGACCTGCCGTTCTTGATTCCGGTGGCGTGGCAGCTCCCGAGCCTGAACGACGTCGACCACCCGATGCTCGCGGACGGGCGAGTGCGCTACCAGGGCGACGCCATCGCCGTCGTGGTCGCCGACGAGCGCTACCTCGCGCACGACGCGCTCGACAACATCGACGTGGACTACGAGCGCCGTGACGCCGTGACGAACCCGAGCGACGCCCTCGCGGGGGACGCGCCACAACTCCACAGCGAGGGCGACCGGAACGTCGCCTTCGACTGGGAAATCGGCGACGAGGACAAGACCGACGACGCGTTCGCGGACGCCGACAACGTCGTCGAGTTCGAGGCCGACAACCAACTCCTGATTCCGAACGCGATGGAGCCGCGGGCGGCGGTCGCGGACTACAACCCAGGGACCGACGAGTTGGACGTGTTCATGACGACCCAGAACCCCCACGTCCACCGCCTCCTGATGTCCGGCGTGCTCGGGCATCCCGAGCACAAACTCCGCATCAAGGCGCCGGACGTGGGCGGCGGGTTCGGGTCGAAGATTCACCACTACGCCGACGAGGCGCTCGTGGCGTGGGCGGCGAAACACCTCGAACGCCCCGTGAAGTGGGTGGCGACGCGCTCGGAGACGTACCTCACGGACGCGCAGGGCCGCGGCCACGAGACGACCGCCGAACTCGCGGTGAGCGACGACGGCGACATCGAGGGCTTTCGCGTGGACACGAAGGCGAACATGGGCGCGTACCTGTCGACGTTCGCGCCCGCCGTGCCGACGTGGCTGTACGGGACGCTGCTCTCCGGCCAGTACGACATACCGGCCATCCACGCGTCCGTGAAA
The nucleotide sequence above comes from Halobacterium litoreum. Encoded proteins:
- a CDS encoding sulfurtransferase TusA family protein encodes the protein MSDYEITETLDVKGLNCPMPVVKTKQAADGLGSGDVLEVVATDPGSMSDLGGWADSTDGVELLDQQEGDDVYKHYVRKTE
- a CDS encoding universal stress protein, with protein sequence MFDRILVPVDGSACALRAAKYGVELAAAFDAAVDVLHVDTGDVAPADVLAAVEGLAADRAVATHTATGNPRKRIVAFARERDADLVVMGRHGRRGVGERVLGSTTERVLRSAPAPVFTVAGEGVTDDLGTTYDDVLLPTDGSENALAAASHAAAVAARFDATVHVVAVVDVQREGGVFGAGGVDRSFVERLESRAAERVDAASERVTDREDVRVRRAVRRGHPSEALCEYAADEGVDLVAMGSAGSRSLAARYLGSVTDRVLRRADAPVLVVPADR
- a CDS encoding PEP/pyruvate-binding domain-containing protein produces the protein MSDPLVVSLADPRAAEPALTGGKAATLARLRTADFPVPDGFVVTTAAYRAHADAAGASDRLAALERGEERAASALRDRLAGTPLPERVLGSIRDRLDDGAYAVRSSATAEDLAEASFAGQHDTELGVDAADVPDAVARCLGSLFTDRAVAYRERNGVPHRGVAMAVVVQRMVEPDTSGILFTADPVTGRRDVAVVDAGPGRGERQVSGRETADTARIDRETGEVLDYRVGSGRAARVLDDDTLRTLADLGDRIEAELGGPQDVEWAIRDGDVSVLQSRPVTSLFPVPDPRPADDALHVYYSFGHRQGMTAAMPPLSLGFWRDLTNELGRQYGLPGRLGAVAGGRLYLDLTPYVARPWLADRIVSNLRIIDEPTAAALADLLAERGGDLPDPATGPRAWLRAAGSAGRFARTLVAFVAGFPGALAARNPEDAPDDLLARYEEEVAESVAAVRSHDSARQRVRAARDAVFESVDWLLEPFYGRFLAGVAAGWALRRLVPERADDVAELAGGFEGDVTARMGLALGDVADAARDHPAVADALRDGATLDDLSGVPGGDAFRAAFADFLDEYGFRGPGEIDPSRPRYRDDPSLLLGVVAARLDAGERGAHRDRFAARQADAAAARDRLEAAAHPLLRPVVRRLCRLYRHYVGLREHPKFALSKLLAEFRTQVLAAGDELVSRGVLADREDAWLLTLSELDAALADGATPGDLPARRRDHERFAATDAPRVVTSDGEVPTARVEPTEDASDLTGTGVSPGVVEGVVRVVTDPRNADLRPGEVLVAPYTDPGWTPLFLNAGALVTEVGGRLTHGSLVAREYGIPAVVAVDGATRRLRTGDRVRVDGANGVVERIE
- a CDS encoding YeeE/YedE family protein, with product MSALVPLAAVGDLFPRGIAQYALGGLFVGLGASIIYFGTGIIAGASTFLESTLSYVSDADRFNRRKYLASRDWRVVFTVGIVAGAAVYAVAFAGGAWTTDVQWWRLLGGGFLVGVGTRLGKGCTSGHGVCGIGSASPTSITNVATFMAVAIGTAQLVSALGVNP
- a CDS encoding MBL fold metallo-hydrolase → MNPDDFPSVDADVETVTPETVKSRIDANEDVFLLDARAPGDYEEWRIDGETVTSVNVPYFEFLEDTPDLGDVPEDETVTVVCAKGGASEFVAGKLKNAGYDVEHVERGMQGWAGVYEYEELDVDADATVAQYRRPSSGCLAYLVVSDGEAAVVDPLRAFADEYEQDARMLGAELTYALDTHIHADHVSGVRDVADATDATAVLPEAADARGVDYDTPYETVEHGDEITVGDATIDVIHTPGHTTGMTTYRVGDVLFTGDGLFTESVARPDLEDPEAAKDAARTLYDSLHERVLTHDDAVVAPAHFGDGATTADDGTYTAELGDVVDSMDALSMERESFVEFIVSDMPPQPANHEEIIATNLGHEAPSDDEAFELELGPNNCAASQEALTE
- a CDS encoding DsrE/DsrF/DrsH-like family protein; translated protein: MSDDADTTELTREELAERVADLEARLDDVEDDGQQKMSIIATKGTLDMAYPPLILASTAAAFGYEVTVFHTFWGLDILHQDKADDLKLSSVGNPNMPVPNAVAALPGMDRVTTKMMEKKIDDNDTATIEELLQTSLDMGVEFQACQMTIDLMGYDEDDFFDGVTTGVGAATAIQDMAEADIQLLV
- a CDS encoding CoxG family protein, with amino-acid sequence MEFNGTFELEDTTAEEVWLALSDPALVAEALPGCEFLVRVDDGDVDFDALREEYADRERELTADADVIEERAFEEGATYAALVQISVGPVNPTFETVVTIDEREFPEMSASGEGSSGDSSFEMSSSMALSETDDGVAVDWNTEADVFGRVAQMGQRVVNPVANRVVKRFFSSVQQQLRDLEMAGEGDGEEESGKRSLTDRLLGRSKGDK
- the cgi121 gene encoding KEOPS complex subunit Cgi121; amino-acid sequence: MKVVEGVARVDDVDAFVAELGDVGDEYGCAVQAFDADYVAGRAHLEAAVERANRAFERGENVASDRAVEILLYAAGRRQIRRALEMGVGEGEHEVVVVVDGEDESGAAEAVRGLLEAERPTLGGDEATLRAFFGVSDAEYAVVDDLPGVVRERVALLDVEK
- a CDS encoding (2Fe-2S)-binding protein, which produces MTTHDITLTVNGTDHDLAVESRTLLVHALRDELGYTGTNVGCESSLCGACTVLVDGDAVKSCTELAVRADGAEVETVEGLADGGDFHPIQEGFQEEHGLQCGYCTPGMMLSAVDLLDENPDPDDEEIREALEGNLCRCTGYQNIVNAVQNAAGQMSGAVADGGKEMDLTREYPTGDDASGGDSA
- a CDS encoding DUF6691 family protein — encoded protein: MSGNTEEHGPLFMAVILAGGLVFGFGLALSGMAKPEIVLDFLQFDDLGLVFVMGGAAVVSGVTFFVGTTFLGDAPVTGRQYTRRVKEFDRNVLLGGAVFGVGWGISGICPGAAYASVGIGNFPILWAIAGMFLGAYAQGYWRSR
- a CDS encoding DUF2270 domain-containing protein, whose translation is MTDQTPDHDAEADADRDSDGVDADHADDADHGADALDAPADVGAGLLETDMGPSSSLAHLYRGEIHRMKLWRERLDRTTNWAVIVLAGVLTWSFSDASHPHYVLLGGGAVLALFLVVEARRYRGYDIWRSRVRSLQRNVFAVGLDPGRSPTDDDWREDLADDYRTPTMKITAEEALAHRLRRIYLPLLSVLLAAWVVRVTAFGTGAWPTSAAVGALPGVAVTAAVAVAYLAAVAVACRPRTWHARGELRSEDLRKRR